In one window of Burkholderia sp. NRF60-BP8 DNA:
- a CDS encoding ornithine cyclodeaminase produces MTRFLDVPATARLVARTGVTTFLRELVDTLRADYLHWADFDKSPRVACHSRDGVIELMPVANASLFAFKYVNGHPVNAARGMHTVMAFGALAEVDTGYPLLLAELTLTTALRTAATSVLAAQALARPDSRTMALIGNGAQSEFQAIAFHTLLGIDEIRVFDVDPRATDKLVQNLAAYPKLRVVRAASTADAVRGADIVTTVTADKAYATIVTADMIEPGMHLNAVGGDCPGKTELEAGVLNAGRVFVEFEPQSRIEGEIQQMPGDFPVVELWRVLQGETAGRERASEVTVFDSVGFALEDYSALRYLYALAQQHNAGVEIALIPPAVDPKNLFALIDDPAAIAHGHAAFVTEAVAAFAR; encoded by the coding sequence ATGACTCGCTTCCTCGACGTTCCCGCCACCGCCCGCCTGGTCGCCCGAACCGGCGTCACGACGTTCTTGCGCGAACTCGTCGACACGCTGCGCGCCGATTACCTGCACTGGGCCGATTTCGACAAGTCGCCGCGCGTCGCGTGCCACTCGCGCGACGGCGTGATCGAACTGATGCCCGTCGCGAACGCGTCGTTGTTCGCGTTCAAGTACGTGAACGGCCACCCCGTCAATGCGGCGCGCGGCATGCACACGGTGATGGCGTTCGGCGCGCTCGCCGAAGTCGATACCGGCTACCCGCTGCTGCTCGCCGAACTCACGCTCACCACCGCGCTGCGCACGGCCGCGACGTCGGTCCTCGCCGCGCAGGCGCTCGCCCGGCCCGATTCGCGCACGATGGCGCTGATCGGCAACGGCGCGCAAAGCGAATTCCAGGCGATCGCGTTCCACACGCTGCTCGGCATCGACGAAATCCGCGTGTTCGACGTCGATCCGCGCGCGACCGACAAGCTCGTGCAGAACCTCGCCGCGTATCCGAAGTTGCGCGTCGTGCGCGCTGCATCGACCGCCGACGCCGTGCGCGGCGCCGACATCGTGACGACCGTCACCGCCGACAAGGCGTACGCGACGATCGTCACGGCCGACATGATCGAGCCCGGCATGCATCTGAACGCCGTCGGCGGCGATTGCCCGGGCAAGACCGAGCTCGAGGCGGGCGTGCTGAACGCGGGCCGCGTATTCGTCGAATTCGAACCGCAATCGCGCATCGAGGGCGAGATCCAGCAGATGCCGGGCGACTTCCCCGTCGTCGAGTTGTGGCGCGTGCTGCAAGGCGAGACGGCCGGCCGCGAGCGCGCGAGCGAGGTCACGGTGTTCGACTCGGTCGGGTTCGCGCTCGAGGATTACTCGGCGCTGCGCTACCTGTATGCGCTCGCGCAGCAGCACAACGCGGGCGTCGAGATCGCGCTGATTCCGCCGGCCGTCGATCCGAAGAACCTGTTCGCGCTGATTGACGATCCGGCCGCGATCGCGCACGGTCACGCGGCGTTCGTGACCGAAGCCGTCGCCGCGTTCGCGCGCTGA
- a CDS encoding CMD domain-containing protein has protein sequence MTDSITPAVVPDTIDAAAGLREGDAVATLRRARDKVRLPTQLSEAALFDPALPDLSPIERLHAARYVARQSNAHALADIYRARLLDAGGTLDDIEQADADAFDALPRRLGAILLHAKRLTHAPADARASDLDALKSAGLTTPAIVALSQLVAFVAYQLRVAAAARALQARAAKEAA, from the coding sequence ATGACTGACTCCATCACGCCGGCCGTCGTGCCGGATACGATCGACGCGGCAGCCGGCCTGCGCGAAGGCGACGCCGTCGCCACGCTGCGCCGCGCCCGCGACAAGGTGCGGTTGCCGACGCAACTGAGCGAAGCCGCGCTGTTCGATCCCGCGTTGCCCGATCTTTCGCCGATCGAACGGCTGCATGCGGCGCGGTATGTCGCGCGGCAGTCGAATGCGCACGCGCTGGCCGACATCTATCGCGCCCGGCTGCTCGACGCAGGCGGTACGCTCGACGACATCGAACAGGCGGATGCCGATGCGTTCGACGCGCTACCTCGACGCCTCGGCGCAATCCTCTTGCACGCGAAACGCCTGACGCACGCGCCGGCCGACGCGCGCGCATCCGACCTCGACGCGTTGAAGTCGGCCGGACTCACGACGCCCGCGATCGTCGCGCTGTCGCAGCTCGTCGCGTTCGTCGCGTATCAGTTGCGCGTCGCCGCTGCCGCGCGGGCGCTTCAGGCACGTGCCGCGAAGGAGGCCGCATGA
- a CDS encoding Lrp/AsnC family transcriptional regulator: MITLDDVDRQLIALLRDNARLPVVALAKALRVARATVQNRLTRLEKNGVIVGYTVRLKPAAERHRIRALMSIAVQGNRGAEVVKVLRGHPNVASIHSTNGRWDLVAELHADSLEHFDRVLGAIRLIDGIANTETSILLSTHKA; this comes from the coding sequence ATGATCACGCTCGACGACGTCGACCGTCAGCTCATCGCGCTGCTGCGCGACAACGCGCGACTGCCCGTCGTCGCGTTGGCGAAGGCATTGCGCGTGGCGCGCGCGACCGTGCAGAACCGGCTCACGCGGCTCGAGAAGAACGGCGTGATCGTCGGCTATACGGTGCGGCTCAAGCCGGCGGCCGAACGGCACCGGATCCGCGCGCTGATGTCGATCGCGGTGCAGGGCAATCGCGGCGCGGAAGTGGTGAAGGTGCTGCGCGGGCATCCGAACGTCGCGTCGATCCACAGCACGAACGGGCGCTGGGATCTCGTCGCCGAGTTGCATGCCGATTCGCTCGAGCACTTCGATCGCGTGCTCGGCGCGATCCGGTTGATCGATGGGATCGCGAATACCGAGACGAGTATTTTGTTGTCGACGCACAAGGCGTGA
- a CDS encoding peroxidase-related enzyme (This protein belongs to a clade of uncharacterized proteins related to peroxidases such as the alkylhydroperoxidase AhpD.) has protein sequence MTTAAHGFTSDTLGWRAWLDTVSLDAATPDQLAVLEASHPQAKTSDYYLLLVHLPEILRQRSAVFNAIMYGPGGLSRAERELASTAVSRVNGCVYCASVHAQRFAQLAKRTDAIEQVFDDPATAGTTARERAIVRYAIALTERPDAIDEHDIAALEAEGLTHEEILDLSHAIAIFAWANRLMLTLGEPVFPAPAANG, from the coding sequence ATGACGACTGCCGCCCACGGCTTCACGTCCGATACGCTCGGCTGGCGCGCCTGGCTCGACACGGTGTCGCTCGACGCGGCGACGCCCGATCAGCTCGCGGTGCTCGAAGCGAGCCATCCGCAAGCGAAAACGTCCGACTATTACCTGCTGCTCGTCCATCTTCCCGAGATCCTGCGGCAGCGCTCGGCCGTGTTCAACGCGATCATGTACGGCCCCGGCGGGTTGTCGCGCGCGGAGCGCGAACTGGCGAGCACGGCCGTATCGCGCGTGAACGGCTGTGTGTACTGCGCGTCGGTGCATGCACAGCGCTTCGCGCAGCTCGCGAAACGCACCGATGCGATCGAACAGGTGTTCGACGATCCGGCGACGGCCGGCACGACGGCGCGCGAACGCGCGATCGTCCGCTATGCGATCGCGTTGACCGAGCGGCCCGACGCGATCGACGAGCACGACATCGCGGCACTCGAAGCCGAAGGGTTGACGCACGAGGAGATTCTCGACCTGTCGCACGCCATCGCGATCTTCGCGTGGGCGAACCGGTTGATGCTGACGCTCGGCGAGCCGGTGTTCCCGGCACCGGCGGCCAATGGCTGA